agccACCGCCGTGGAccgaggttgaggatccTGGCTGCGAGGGAGGTTGGTATGATGTGGGAGGGGCCGAACCGCTGTAGGTCGTGGCACCCGAGTTGGAGTATCCAAAGTTGTTGCCCTGTGAGTCAATTAGCTGCCGCTCGAGACATCTCAACATCCAGACCAACATACCGAGCTCTGCTTGTTGCCAAAGAGACCAGCAACACCTCCGATCACCCCTCCAAGACCTCCAGCACCGTGTCCGGACGACGACTGACCGCTGAAGGTGTTCGAGGGCGAAGACGAAGGCTTGCTTCCAGAGGAGAATATGCCAGACACGAGCTGGGACGCGACCTTGCCACCGagcccgccgctgccgccgccgcctccggaGCTGCCACCCGCCAGTCCACTGAGAACAGCACCAGCaagcccacctcctccactgcTGCCACCGCCCTGCTTTCCGCCGCTGATCGTGTTCAAGAGGAAAGACTATCCACCAACGAAAGCAAACATTAGCAAGTCGTTTTTGGCCCTTCCACAAAAGATCCTCTGCCCGCTAAACTTACACCAAGGCCCCTGTCACTCtgtcctccaccgccgacaCCTCGTGTGCCATCCTCTCTCGGGTTCACCGGCTCGAGACGTCCGTCGGGGTATCTAGCTGTCTGGGAGCCGTCGGGGTGCGTCACGATTTCGGCGCTAGGGTGAGGTACGCCGTAGGGGTGATCGGAGCGGGCAGCGGGAGTGTTGCCAAAGGGAACGGGCTCGGTCGGGAGATCCCATTGCGAGACTCCAGTCGAGAGCTGCACATAGTAGTACTTCTTGCTGGCAGCATCCCACTGGGCAATCCAGCCcgaggggagaggaggcggcgcaTAGGTTGGCCCGTCGCTGCCGGGGGATCCGGGGCCTGCCATGTCTGGAAGGGGCGCGAGAAAGAAACTCTTCGATCTGCTGGAGCTACGAGAATTGGGTTCTGGTGTTGTGCTTTGGCGTTTGCCTCGTCAATCGCGCGCAAAtaatggaggggttggttgagggtggAAGCTTAGGTGCTCGGTCGTTGAGAGCAAGATTTCGCAGGGAAGTGTGTGGGTATGAGAAAGTAAAAGCCAAAACTCGTGAGGAAATCAACCCTCGAGGTGTGTGTTGCCTGACAATCAAGGGCGCAAGTGGTCGAACggattttggaggagggaaaaagagccaagcaagcaagctgAGCTGAGTGAGAATGCTGAGTGGGAGATGCGCAGCGGGGCAGATACGACCGCTCGCTCTATCTAGCTTGCGCTTGCGCAGGGCGTTTaatggagggggagggggcggggcaAATCGCAACCTTGTCTTCGACCAAACAACGTCTTGGTTTTTGTTGCTGACGACTGTGACGACGGCCGAGAAGGGGgcgatcatcaccaccatacatacatatataaAAATCCCAGAGAAGGGGCGGAAGAAAGTAGTGTGCAGAGGGAGCCAGCCGTTTCCACCACCGGGCATTATCAGTGTACCGTAGCTAGCCTCTTCTCAGCTCAATGAGAAGGCCTTGCGAATTCcgtcatcttcaacaacaaccgcagAGGTGACCCAAACAACAGGATGTCTTTTTGGCAATGCCACCGATAAAATCCAGACGACGTCAGCTTCTGGAGAATGCCATCGAAAGCTGATAACTTCCAGCACTCACGCTCACTACTACCCACCTCACCACTGAGTGATCACCTacctctcaacaaccacaaatTCCAAAGCatggcctcttcctccactaCCGTCATCCTCCAATTTCCCTTTTCATTTTTCACAATGAAATctccagctcaccaccaaatcCCCCGAACCACCTCAGCCACAACGAATGGCGCGTCCCCTCAACAAGGGCACAAAACTCCGGGAGGCAGCCAACACCAATCCTCACTTTACTTCCCCACACATTGCATCTACCTTCCTTCGAACTTAAATCACAATTCTGTCCATAAAACATCAATCGACTCTCCCTTTTAATATCTCAAAGCAACCCTCTACCGTTTCAATATTGACGCCACAATTTGCTGCACGCTTCTGCATCTGACTTACCTAAACTACCTGTCGAGAATGAACTATTAGGTTGTTTCTATTCTTAACTCACCCCATGGAA
This window of the Podospora pseudoanserina strain CBS 124.78 chromosome 3, whole genome shotgun sequence genome carries:
- a CDS encoding hypothetical protein (EggNog:ENOG503P5VJ; COG:A), whose protein sequence is MAGPGSPGSDGPTYAPPPLPSGWIAQWDAASKKYYYVQLSTGVSQWDLPTEPVPFGNTPAARSDHPYGVPHPSAEIVTHPDGSQTARYPDGRLEPVNPREDGTRGVGGGGQSDRGLGSFLLNTISGGKQGGGSSGGGGLAGAVLSGLAGGSSGGGGGSGGLGGKVASQLVSGIFSSGSKPSSSPSNTFSGQSSSGHGAGGLGGVIGGVAGLFGNKQSSGNNFGYSNSGATTYSGSAPPTSYQPPSQPGSSTSVHGGGSSSSYQSSSQTHHQGSSQSYGQSSQSHTAPYGQQSSGGGYQSSSYGAGPGHGQAHSQSYGGQHSYGSPSGQPSYAPPPSQPSYGQPHYGAGAASSYGQPSYGAPPPQGGGYGQQPPYGGHQYSQGGGYPGQY